From Malaciobacter mytili LMG 24559:
TTATCACTGATGAGATGATTAAAGAGTATTCAAAAATCCCTGAACTTCCAGATGAGAAAAAAGAGAGATTTGTAAAAGAGTATGGATTAAAAGAGTATGATGCTTCTGTTATTACAAGTTCACTTGAAATGGCACACTTCTTTGATGAGATGATGAAAGAAGAAATTAGCGCTAAAAATGCAGTAACTTGGCTAACTGTTGAATTACAAGGGAGATTAAAAGAGGGTGTTACTATTGAAAATTCACCAGTTTGTTCTAAAACTTTAGCAACAGTTGTAAAAAAAATTGAAGATGGAACAATCTCTGGAAAAGCTGCAAAAGATGTATTAGACTACTTAATGGAAAATAATGAAGAAGTTGATACTGTTATTGAAAAACTTGGATTAAAACAAGTTTCTGATGATAGTGCAATTTTAGAGATTATTGATAGAATACTAGCTTCTAATGAAGATAAAGTTGCAGAGTATAAAAGTGGGAAAGATAAACTATTTGGTTTCTTTGTAGGTCAAACTATGAAAGAATCAAAAGGTAGTGCAAACCCTGCAAAAGTAAATGAATTATTAAAACAACGATTATCATAAGCAAAGTAGATTTTCTACTTTGTTTTAAACTTACTTCTAATTAAATCCTTTATTCTCCTAACTTACGATAAAAAGATATACAACTATATAAAATATCTATTTTTAAAAATTGTATAAAAGCAAGATTTTGATAATATGATAAGATAAGTTTTATTTTAAAAAAGGTTTTTAATGGCAAATATTGCAGTTATTGGTGCAGGTAAATGGGGACAAGCACTTCATTATGCTTTAAGCCAAAAACAAGAGTGTCTTATCACTTCAAGAACAAAAAGAGATATAAAAAATTTTGTGGATTTAAATACTGCTATGCAGTGTGAGTATTTAGTAATTGCTATACCAGCACAGCAAATAAGACAGTGGCTAAAAGAAAATTTTAGTTTTAAAAATCAAAAAGTATTAGTTGCTTCAAAAGGAATAGAGGCTTCAAGTGGGAAGTTTTTAAATGAGATATATGAAGAGTTTATTCCAAGGGAAAATTTAGGATTTATTTCAGGTCCTTCTTTTGCAGCAGAAGTTATACAAGGTCTGCCTTGTGCTTTAGTTATAAATAGTTTAAATAAGTCTTTATTTGATGAATATGAAAAGTTTTTCCCAAATTTTATTAAGACTTATTATAGTGATGATGTAATTGGTGCAGAAATTTGTGGAGCTTATAAAAATGTTTTAGCCATTGCAAGTGGAATTTGTGAAGGTTTAAATTTAGGTAATAATGCAAGAGCTTCTTTAATCTCAAGAGGTCTTGTAGAAATGCAAAGATTTGGTAGCCACTTTGGTGCAAAAATGGAAACATTTATTGGTTTAAGTGGGGCAGGAGACTTATTTTTAACTGCAAGTAGTGAATTAAGTAGAAACTTTAGAGTAGGGCTTGGACTTGCAAAAAATAGAACTCTAGAAGAGATTTTAGAAGAGTTAGGAGAAGTGGCTGAAGGAGTTAAAACTTCATATGCTATAAACTCTTTAAGTCAAGAACATCAAATTTATACTCCAATTGCAAATGAAGTATTTTCAATTTTACAAGGTAAAAATCCAATAGATAGTTTAAAAGACCTATTAAGAAGTTAAAATGCAAACTATCTCTTTTTATAATCTTGCATATATGCTACTACCTTTAGCTATTGTAGTATATTTTTATTTTAAATATACACAAGATAAAAAAGAGATAGTTTATGCAACAGTTCGTATGGTTTTACAACTACTTTTAATAGGATACTTACTTATTTTTATTTTTAATACTAAAAATATTTTTTTAGGACTTTTTATTTTAACTTTTATGTTAGTTATTGCAACAATGATTGTTTTAAGAGTAACTACTAATAAGAGTTTAAAAAACTACTCTTTAATATTTTTTGCAAGCTTTATTTCAAGTTTTATTCATCTTTTTTTAATCTTAGAAGTTGTTTTAGATTTAGAAAGTTTTTATGAACCAAGGTATGCCATACCTCTTGCAGGAATGGTATTTGCAAATATTATGAATATTATTTCTTTATCAATTGAAAGATTTGAAAAAGAAATAAGTAGAAATGAAA
This genomic window contains:
- a CDS encoding NAD(P)H-dependent glycerol-3-phosphate dehydrogenase — its product is MANIAVIGAGKWGQALHYALSQKQECLITSRTKRDIKNFVDLNTAMQCEYLVIAIPAQQIRQWLKENFSFKNQKVLVASKGIEASSGKFLNEIYEEFIPRENLGFISGPSFAAEVIQGLPCALVINSLNKSLFDEYEKFFPNFIKTYYSDDVIGAEICGAYKNVLAIASGICEGLNLGNNARASLISRGLVEMQRFGSHFGAKMETFIGLSGAGDLFLTASSELSRNFRVGLGLAKNRTLEEILEELGEVAEGVKTSYAINSLSQEHQIYTPIANEVFSILQGKNPIDSLKDLLRS
- a CDS encoding ABC transporter permease — protein: MQTISFYNLAYMLLPLAIVVYFYFKYTQDKKEIVYATVRMVLQLLLIGYLLIFIFNTKNIFLGLFILTFMLVIATMIVLRVTTNKSLKNYSLIFFASFISSFIHLFLILEVVLDLESFYEPRYAIPLAGMVFANIMNIISLSIERFEKEISRNESFEEARKISFKACMIPQINTLLAVGLVALPGMMTGQILSGVDPLIAVRYQILIMIMSISSGGLAVIIYYNFLEKFKLYSKK